The Anas acuta chromosome 2, bAnaAcu1.1, whole genome shotgun sequence genome contains a region encoding:
- the TRANK1 gene encoding TPR and ankyrin repeat-containing protein 1 isoform X1: MSFSMDAMQYAQFMKKAGNEDFKNGSYSLAIRKYDQALHMLIQIRQRILCSEDIAVLYCNKSTALYNLGKWREAMCSAFESLRWNPEYVKAYYRAGHSLIMLSNSFEAISMFHKGLILLNASVDQSQVADFIAGIFTSVNDERVFPPTFHPAYDYIFSVRFNALIWQAVMEKLAQKGKWRSFLLLLSKKKELPTNLRVNQLSLKNLLETFESYGCDGKMQDVAELVKWLISIGAKVETIGVYPLHAVIRLCIKARRNHIFRWLLTQKPDLRDTINQQDRDGCTLLHIVASSSEYSRKHSQTEDVLMLLSFGVDPTIPDARSRYVIDILKKNKNFNAVKAVRDHTEKHTSSSVELEEEDKSRAVVDSFLDALEQFVKFCSCENGIHNTNVLKKDEVQGFLKLLSSVKEIPKGAVCNISQACANSFIKQLLKKQMWHEVLLLLTGKASGEETLGGGLFKTCSLSDVDIGSVIQQCDGLDEQIYLIRCLIENGALPDGIGANSEIPLQICLEKNYFELVHLLLIKGADPKNISIAQGDTPLHAAVYIYFDKKDGIGLNILNYLLDLFASRPSDFPYLNPNIQDKNGDTVMHVIFQRGFLKQTKKIMDSLAKFDINFNIKNKLGRDVRHRIKKNDPLLLAWKTAVSEKKYRQNIAGQSVKTPKSAPVSDISQTKSSGHSSSGSLLKAPSGNTTHNDVKTSCSVKTKNDQFVKQEMEKIKNPLTLQESLVQEIRALIQQLKLGDTLRNNNSLLQKPFSAQTTMEEGKKESSQPCGNVINPEGKGDDWKKKMETQEFSMDLSNGEKEEPEEEEGDILDIEAHVQEFDNMTWEIECTPETLKTLSSKAVPPYLKTKTIMTIKHLGNGEWTKVLQKPLKHLKADIQLYEAKLGKGARMLWELAIDFSPRCSESAEKIMETEQTKGLPEKSGRVYTEIIRIWAIVLDHCKLKRVLDNICISYNRGLSCILRKKLKGINKGHQSYNKTVKKHVPRCYIEDLEAEKSKEHTFPEYFPPASAAEMEYNIMKFHSFSTNMAFNIINDVHFAVEYPFRVGELEHAVINLNPKPIEPIILIGRSGTGKTTCCLYRLWKKFYLYWERSTMANSPLLVRQTWQQKQCSEAEKVRLEKEEHGEKQDSDDSSEEQVSDVQGSEDEKVPVDTTGGETNLCDDHEDHVCSAETLNSLEHLHQIFVTKNPVLCQEVQKNFIELSKSSKITSHFRPLEPSVHRLQDIKDENFPLFVTSKQLLLLLDASMPDPFFPRNEDGSLKRTIVGWSPQEELVVPNWQDENEEGNAEVEHGDEEGAADAHSRESDPRTFVTYDVFANEIWPKMVKGKSLYNPALVWKEIKSFLKGSFEALNCTGGKLTEEGYKKLGLKRSPNFTEDRSEIYRLFDLYQQIRSQRSYFDEEDLLYNLSQRLSKLSELPWSIHEFYGDEIQDFTQAELVLLMKCINDPNAMFLTGDTAQSIMKGVAFRFSDLRSLFHYASKNSIDKKQRVRKPKRIYQLYQNYRSHSGILRLASGVVDLLQCYFPESFDRLPKDCGLFDGPKPTVLESCSFSDLAILLRGNKRKTQPIEFGAHQVILVANETAKEKIPKELSLALVLTVYEAKGLEFDDVLLYNFFTDSEAGKEWKIISSYVPDSDMQVGSKLLIEVPLEDATDLQKRPSPFNVKMYKMLNGELKQLYTAITRARVNLWIFDENSEKRAPAFKYFIKRGLVQVVKTDENKDLDDSMFAKTSSPEEWIAQGDYYAKHQFWEVAAKCYQKGGASEKSKLALAHDAVLKVHLKKSSPREKQMEYMTLAKTYLECGEPKLSLKCLLQSKEFRLCAELCKKLGKMKEAAVYYQKIQCYKEASECYEQIEEFGLAIKMYCQEELYEEAAKAVERYEEILNTRGQMVSNLPCTASQLYLEAAAKYLSMNKTEEMMRVLSKLDIEDQLEFLKSRGCLRQTADLLKREGRQEEAAKLMKQHGFAREAANLTTIKEFRASCLLAAARADMTHCSELDMADREGMLREALELCEETKQKSGVAEAVFLQGALKGDFAKLSRAYCQFLSLNHSAGAVEVLFVLSRCNAQSQNILFKATHGLIALLGLVKSLKKAATNAEKDMVKSCFAYFGIVPTGDSCCQVSQNEGEPILKFLSDKLSLKERKTKGNFSVSTEDVKSALKQHLLSRLCSIIRELRKKHYPGICSKFIVGLNCEDETCKDLHKPLLRREARTVFQCKMHLAAINGLLLEATRTFPEELLSQCKSFDFLTPDKYASCKALLEMFFPNHFHLRILSENPNACKEIMVFSNIVSKPCRAVLNEYITFKFQNEDARARRESSDLWLSAMKVFLLSSGYPEEFEKLLFEEEDYYNRELNLALSKAKDSPKCKHHRGEIKGIDGRHGMLLPDKYTENTGTHLCFIRLLENSFEQFYVHKNPENCKRLFFRFMNVLVKKCTRFLIPSIGNTVMMLEFQYILCCAVLMRLNKNITLCFPKSYIALIHYWDFLFRSKDYNKEFTETFSIIQEYRPKDIYTAEQDFKFHLCYLAKILCGVHGRFRVVLDAFEDPECITSGEAERTIVLCLVMILNADQVQNSTCKYLLYQHFPEIKKMLESMRKDFPSKVPKRLLKVVEQVAGAKHVREIAEGLKELLTERDEEYLVDCRWKWDSVYAQGRPPTRGILYETVNLDRFITSLDKTEYADEIEKELESNQCLDDQKDPLEVIALRKQQKQEQKASAQRQLHRVFHFVSMYMKWKRKACSKAEPVAMGRENFLSAVFRKADIDQTQCDLCGVRFIQSAENYFSQTENMEADAPGSVTPTDISGEEKLQVERNAVIVASEAYIEHRNTDEHKNNNTAYRNYADFFRREIDPKIQDGLEIVEAITEKACTQEHLAYKEGPKLHQRKIKENIKMISDAVEEIYERKAWAEAEEIITKRANKLFAVIDEAHKWLKKMDLHRIKEDFVHDRDFEDEVEDERMAFEELAWKKISRKKGRYGKL, translated from the exons CATGGATGCCATGCAATATGCACAGTTTATGAAAAAAGCTGGGAACgaggattttaaaaatggaagttaCTCTTTGGCCATCAGAAAGTATGATCAAGCTCTGCATATGCTTATTCAGATAAGGCAACGGATCCT GTGTTCTGAGGACATAGCTGTGTTATACTGCAACAAATCAACTGCCTTGTACAATCTCGGTAAATGGAGAGAAGCAATGTGTTCAGCTTTTGAGAGCTTACGCTGGAATCCAGAGTATGTTAAG gcTTATTACAGAGCTGGCCACTCATTGATCATGTTGTCAAACTCTTTTGAGGCAATTTCTATGTTTCATAAGGGTTTGATACTTCTGAATGCTTCTGTAGATCAATCTCAGGTTGCTGATTTTATAGCAGGAATATTCACAAGTGTCAACG ATGAACGAGTCTTTCCACCAACTTTTCACCCTGCATATGATTATATTTTCAGTGTAAGGTTTAATGCACTGATTTGGCAAGCAGTGATGGAAAAGTTGGCCCAGAAAGGAAAGTGGCGG tcttttttattattgttgtccAAGAAGAAAGAATTACCCACCAATCTCAGAGTCAACCAGTTATCACTGAAAAATCTCTTAGAG ACTTTTGAGTCATATGGATGTGATGGGAAGATGCAAGACGTAGCAGAATTAGTCAAATGGCTAATTTCCATTGGGGCAAAAGTTGAAACCATTGGAGTTTATCCTCTTCATGCTGTTATCAGACTATGTATCAAAGCAA GAAGGAACCATATTTTTAGGTGGTTATTGACTCAGAAGCCAGACTTGAGGGATACAATAAACCAGCAAGACAGAGACGGATGCACCCTCCTGCATATTGTGGCATCTTCCAGTGAATACTCCCGGAAACACA gtCAAACAGAAGATGTGCTCATGCTCCTGAGCTTTGGGGTTGATCCTACCATTCCAGATGCACGGTCAAGATACGTCATAGATAtcttgaaaaagaataaaaactttaATGCTGTCAAAGCAGTCAGAGATCACACTGAGAAACACACTTCTTCCTCTGTGGAATTGGAAG AAGAAGATAAAAGCAGAGCTGTAGTTGACTCGTTCCTGGATGCTCTTGAACAGTTTGTCAAGTTCTGCAGTTGTGAAAATGGGATACATAACACAAATGTATTGAAGAAAGATGAGGTTCAGGGATTTCTAAAActgctttcttctgtgaaaG AAATCCCTAAAGGAGCGGTTTGCAACATCTCCCAAGCCTGTGCTAACAGCTTTATAAAACAGTTGTTGAAGAAGCAAATGTGGCATGAAGTTTTGCTGTTGCTAACAGGGAAAGCCAGTGGGGAAGAGACCTTAGGTGGAGGACTCTTCAAAACCTGCAGTCTTTCAGACGTTGACATTGGCAGCGTTATCCAGCAGTGTGATGGATTGGATGAGCAAATATACCTCATAAGATGCTTGATCGAAAATGGAG CTCTGCCAGATGGGATTGGAGCCAACTCTGAAATACCATTGCAAATATGCCtggaaaagaattattttgaacTGGTGCATTTGCTGTTGATTAAGGGTGCAGATCCTAAGAATATCTCCATTGCACAAGGAGATACTCCCTTGCATGCTGcagtttacatttattttgataaaaaag ATGGCATTGGTTTAAACATTCTGAACTATCTGCTTGATCTCTTTGCTTCAAGACCTTCTGACTTTCCATATCTTAATCCAAACATACAAGATAAGAATGGGGATACAGTGATGcatgttatttttcagagaggatttttaaagcaaacaaagaaaataatggatTCATTGGCAAAATTTGATATTAACttcaatataaaaaacaaactaggAAGAGATGTGAGgcacagaattaaaaagaatGACCCACTGCTACTTGCTTGGAAAACTGCTGTGTCAGAGAAGAAGTACCGGCAGAATATAGCAGGACAGTCAGTTAAAACACCTAAGTCTGCTCCTGTCTCTGACATATCACAGACGAAGAGCTCAGGACATTCTTCATCTGGGTCATTATTAAAAGCACCATCTGGAAACACAACACATAACGATGTGAAAACCTCATGTTCtgtaaagacaaaaaatgaTCAGTTTGTGAagcaggaaatggaaaaaataaagaacccCTTAACTCTGCAGGAAAGTCTAGTGCAGGAAATCAGAGCTTTAATTCAGCAATTAAAATTAGGTGACACATTGAGAAACAATAATTCTCTGTTACAAAAGCCATTTTCAGCCCAGACTACtatggaagagggaaaaaaggaatcATCACAACCTTGTGGAAATGTGATTAATCCTGAAGGAAAAGGGGAtgactggaagaaaaagatggaaacacAAGAATTTAGTATGGACCTCTCTaatggagagaaggaagaaccagaggaagaggaaggagataTTCTGGATATAGAGGCACATGTGCAGGAGTTTGATAACATGACCTGGGAAATAGAGTGCACTCCTGAAACGTTGAAGACGTTGAGCAGCAAAGCTGTACCTCCTTATCTGAAAACTAAAACTATAATGACGATTAAGCATCTTGGCAATGGGGAATGGACTAAGGTTCTTCAGAAGCCACTGAAACATTTGAAAGCTGATATCCAGCTCTATGAAGCCAAATTGGGCAAAGGTGCAAGAATGCTATGGGAACTTGCGATTGACTTTTCTCCTCGTTGCAGTGAGAGTGCAGAAAAGATTATGGAGACAGAACAGACAAAAGGTCTTCCAGAAAAATCAGGAAGAGTTTACACAGAAATTATCAGAATTTGGGCCATTGTTCTTGACCACTGCAAGCTGAAACGTGTCTTAGATAACATATGTATATCCTACAATCGGGGTTTATCCTGCATCTTAAGGAAGAAGCTCAAGGGCATCAATAAAGGACATCAGAGCTACAACAAGACAGTAAAAAAGCATGTTCCGCGTTGTTACATTGAAGATctggaagcagaaaaatcaaaagaacaTACTTTCCCTGAATATTTCCCTCCAGCCAGTGCTGCAGAAATGGAATACAATATAATGAAATTCCACAGCTTCAGTACTAACATGGCATTTAACATTATAAATGATGTACATTTTGCTGTTGAATACCCATTCCGAGTGGGGGAATTGGAGCATGCAGTGATTAACCTCAATCCAAAGCCCATAGAACCAATCATTTTAATTGGGCGAAGTGGGACAGGGAAGACAACTTGCTGCTTGTATAGGCTTTGGAAGAAATTCTATTTGTACTGGGAAAGATCCACCATGGCAAATAGTCCTCTGCTGGTAAGGCAAACTtggcagcagaagcagtgcaGTGAAGCTGAAAAAGTGAGGTTAGAGAAGGAAGAGcatggagaaaaacaagacaGTGATGATTCCAGTGAGGAGCAGGTGAGTGATGTGCAAGGCAGTGAGGATGAAAAGGTTCCTGTGGACACAACTGGTGGAGAAACAAATCTATGTGATGACCATGAAGACCATGTGTGTAGTGCAGAAACACTGAACAGCCTGGAGCACCTGCACCAGATCTTTGTGACAAAAAATCCTGTCTTGTGCCAGGAAGTTCAGAAGAATTTCATTGAACTTAGCAAATCATCTAAGATAACCAGTCATTTCAGGCCTCTGGAACCAAGTGTTCATAGGCTACAAGAtattaaagatgaaaatttcCCACTGTTTGTCACCTCCAAGCAGTTGTTGCTGTTACTGGATGCATCCATGCCTGACCCATTTTTTCCAAGGAATGAAGATGGAAGCCTTAAAAGAACCATTGTTGGTTGGAGTCCCCAGGAAGAGTTGGTGGTGCCAAATTGGCAAGATGAGAATGAAGAAGGTAATGCTGAAGTGGAACATGGTGATGAGGAAGGAGCTGCAGATGCACACTCTAGGGAAAGTGACCCTCGTACTTTTGTGACTTATGATGTATTTGCAAATGAAATATGGCCAAAAATGGTGAAAGGTAAAAGCTTGTACAATCCTGCACTggtttggaaagaaataaaatcatttctgaaaGGCTCTTTTGAGGCGCTGAATTGTACTGGGGGTAAGCTCACTGAGGAGGGGTACAAAAAGCTAGGTCTGAAGAGGTCACCAAACTTCACAGAAGACAGGAGTGAAATCTATCGCCTCTTCGATCTTTATCAGCAAATAAGGTCTCAGAGAAGCTACTTTGATGAAGAAGACTTGCTATATAATTTATCTCAAAGACTGTCAAAGCTCAGTGAGCTGCCATGGTCCATCCATGAGTTTTATGGTGATGAGATTCAGGATTTCACCCAAGCTGAGCTAGTGCTGTTAATGAAATGCATCAATGATCCTAATGCCATGTTTCTAACTGGTGACACTGCCCAGAGCATAATGAAAGGAGTTGCTTTTCGTTTTAGTGATCTGAGGTCACTGTTCCATTATGCAAGCAAGAACTCCATAGACAAGAAGCAGCGTGTTAGAAAACCAAAAAGGATATATCAATTGTACCAGAACTACAGGTCCCATTCAG GTATTCTCCGTCTAGCATCTGGAGTGGTTGATTTGCTTCAGTGCTATTTCCCAGAATCTTTTGATCGGCTTCCAAAGGACTGTGGTCTCTTTGATGGACCCAAACCTACAGTGTTGGAGTCCTGCAGTTTTAGTGACCTAGCAATTCTGCTGAGGggcaataaaaggaaaacacaacctATTGAATTTGGAGCACATCAG GTAATATTAGTTGCAAACGaaacagcaaaggagaaaataccGAAGGAACTCAGTTTAGCACTTGTACTGACAGTTTATGAAGCCAAGGGCTTGGAATTTGATGATGTACTCCTTTACAACTTTTTCACAGACTCAGAG GCTGGCAAAGAATGGAAGATCATTTCTTCTTATGTTCCGGATTCAGATATGCAAGTAGGAAGCAAATTGCTAATTGAAGTACCTTTAGAGGATGCTACTGATTTGCAAAAGAGACCTTCtccttttaatgtaaaaatgtacaAG ATGCTGAATGGAGAACTGAAGCAATTGTATACTGCCATTACAAGAGCCAGGGTCAATCTTTGGATATTTGACGAAAATAGTGAAAAACGGGCTCCAGCTTTTAAGTACTTCATCAAAAGGGGACTTGTTCAGGTTgtcaaaacagatgaaaataaag ACTTAGATGACAGCATGTTTGCTAAAACTTCATCCCCAGAAGAATGGATTGCACAGGGAGACTACTATGCTAAACATCAGTTCTGGGAG GTGGCAGCCAAATGTTACCAAAAGGGAGGAGCATCGGAGAAATCAAAGCTGGCCCTGGCACATGATGCTGTTCTCAAAGTGCATTTGAAGAAAAGCAGCCCCAG GGAAAAGCAGATGGAATATATGACATTGGCAAAAACTTATTTGGAGTGTGGAGAACCAAAGCTATCACTAAAATGCCTGCTTCAGTCGAAGGAGTTCCGACTTTGTGCAGAACTGTGTAAAAAGTTAGGAAAG ATGAAAGAAGCTGCAGTATACTATCAGAAAATCCAGTGCTACAAAGAAGCATCTGAATGTTATGAACAAATTGAGGAGTTTGGTCTGGCAATTAAGATGTATTGTCAGGAGGAGCTCTATGAAGAAGCAGCAAAGGCAGTTGAAAG atatgAAGAGATCTTAAATACAAGAGGACAAATGGTTTCCAATCTTCCATGTACAGCAAGCCAGCTGTATTTGGAAGCAGCTGCAAAGTACCTAAGTATGAACAAAACTGAGGAAATGATGCGGGTCCTCTCAAAACTTGATATAGAGGATCAGCTTGAGTTTCTGAAATCTCGTGGATGCTTGCGCCAAACAGCAGACTTACTGAAAAGAGAAGGGCGGCAGGAAGAAGCTGCAAAGCTAATGAAACAACACGGGTTTGCTCGGGAAGCAGCCAACCTCACAACTATAAAAGAGTTCCGTGCATCTTGCTTGCTTGCTGCAGCCCGTGCTGATATGACTCACTGTTCGGAATTGGACATGGCAGACAGAGAGGGCATGCTAAGAGAAGCCCTTGAGCTTTGTGAAGAAACTAAGCAGAAGTCTGGCGTTGCTGAAGCTGTGTTTTTGCAGGGAGCTCTGAAGGGAGACTTTGCAAAGCTGAGCCGCGCATACTGTCAGTTTCTATCTCTGAATCATTCTGCTGGTGCAGTTGAAGTTCTCTTTGTGTTATCTCGCTGCAATGCTCAAAGCCAGAACATCCTCTTTAAGGCAACACATGGCTTAATAGCTCTTCTAGGTCTGGTTAAAAGTTTGAAGAAAGCAGCCACCAATGCAGAGAAAGATATGGTGAAATCATGCTTCGCCTATTTTGGGATTGTTCCAACAGGTGACAGTTGTTGCCAGGTGTCTCAAAATGAAGGTGAGCCCATCCTAAAGTTTTTGTCAGACAAGTTAAGTCTAAAAGAGAGGAAGACAAAAGGTAATTTCTCAGTAAGCACAGAGGATGTAAAATCAGCTTTGAAGCAGCACTTGCTAAGCAGGTTGTGTTCTATCATCCGTGAGTTACGGAAGAAGCATTACCCTGGTATTTGTAGCAAGTTCATTGTTGGCTTGAACTGTGAAGATGAAACCTGTAAGGATTTACATAAGCCCTTGTTGCGCCGTGAAGCAAGGACAGTATTTCAATGTAAAATGCATCTGGCAGCAATAAATGGACTGCTCTTGGAAGCCACACGCACTTTCCCTGAAGAGCTACTGAGTCAGTGCAAAAGCTTTGACTTTTTGACTCCTGACAAATATGCATCATGTAAAGCCCTcctagaaatgttttttcctaatcattttcatttgagaATACTGTCAGAAAACCCAAACGCATGCAAAGAAATAATGGTGTTCAGTAACATTGTTTCCAAACCCTGTAGAGCAGTGTTGAATGAGTATATTACATTTAAGTTTCAAAATGAAGATGCAAGGGCAAGAAGAGAGTCAAGTGACTTGTGGTTAAGTGCCATGAAGGTTTTTCTCTTATCTTCAGGATATCCTGAAGAATTTGAGAAACTTCTTTTTGAGGAAGAGGATTATTATAACAGAGAGCTAAACCTTGCTTTGTCAAAGGCAAAAGACTCCCCAAAGTGCAAACATCACAGAGGAGAGATCAAAGGAATAGATGGCAGACATGGAATGTTGCTACCTGacaaatatacagaaaatacaggaaCACACTTGTGCTTCATTAGACTTCTTGAAAATTCATTTGAGCAATTTTATGTTCATAAGAACCCAGAAAACTGTAAAAGACTGTTTTTCCGTTTTATGAATGTCCTGGTCAAGAAATGCACAAGATTCCTGATTCCAAGCATAGGAAATACGGTGATGATGTTGGAGTTCCAGTACATTCTCTGTTGTGCTGTCCTGATGCGTCTCAACAAGAACATTACTCTGTGCTTTCCAAAGAGTTACATTGCTCTTATTCATTACTGGGATTTTTTGTTCAGAAGCAAGGACTATAACAAAGAATTTACAGAGACATTTTCCATTATACAAGAGTATAGACCAAAGGACATATATACAGCTGAACAGGATTTCAAATTTCATCTCTGTTATCTAGCAAAAATTTTATGTGGAGTTCATGGGAGGTTCCGTGTCGTTCTGGATGCTTTTGAGGATCCTGAGTGCATAACTTCAGGGGAAGCTGAGCGAACTATAGTGCTGTGCTTAGTGATGATACTGAATGCTGACCAGGTGCAGAATTCTACATGTAAATATCTCTTATACCAACACTTCCCTGAAATAAAGAAGATGCTGGAATCAATGAGAAAAGACTTTCCCTCTAAAGTGCCTAAAAGATTGCTAAAAGTAGTGGAACAAGTGGCTGGTGCTAAACATGTAAGAGAAATTGCTGAAGGCCTGAAAGAGCTTCTGACAGAGCGAGATGAAGAGTACTTAGTTGACTGCCGATGGAAGTGGGACTCTGTGTACGCTCAGGGGCGTCCACCCACACGGGGTATTCTGTATGAAACTGTAAACCTTGACAGGTTTATAACCTCTTTGGATAAGACAGAATATGCTGATGAGATAGAAAAGGAACTTGAAAGCAATCAGTGCTTAGATGACCAAAAGGATCCCCTGGAAGTGATTGCACTCAGAAAGCAACAGAAGCAAGAGCAGAAAGCATCTGCTCAGCGCCAGCTGCACCgtgttttccattttgtgtCTATGTACATGAAGTGGAAAAGGAAGGCCTGCTCCAAAGCTGAGCCTGTTGCCATGGGAAGAGAGAATTTTCTATCAGCAgtcttcagaaaagcagatatTGACCAAACCCAGTGTGACCTCTGTGGAGTCAGATTTATCCAGAGCGCTGAGAACTACTTCagccaaacagaaaacatggaaGCAGATGCTCCTGGAAGCGTGACACCAACAGACATCAGTGGGGAAGAAAAGTTGCAGGTGGAGAGAAATGCAGTTATCGTGGCCAGTGAAGCTTATATAGAGCATAGAAACACGGatgaacacaaaaataataacactgCCTACAGAAACTATGCTGactttttcagaagagaaatagaTCCAAAAATACAAGATGGACTGGAAATAGTAGAGGCCATTACAGAAAAGGCTTGTACCCAAGAACATCTAGCATATAAAGAAGGCCCCAAATTAcaccagagaaaaataaaagagaatattAAGATGATTTCAGATGCGGTAGAGGAAATCTATGAGAGAAAAGCCTGGGCTGAAG ctgaagaaataaTAACCAAACGTGCCAACAAATTGTTTGCTGTAATTGATGAGGCTCATAAATGGCTGAAGAAAATGGATTTGCATAGGATTAAGGAAG